A window of the Brachybacterium sacelli genome harbors these coding sequences:
- a CDS encoding YczE/YyaS/YitT family protein yields MGPREQLRAGNLARRIPQLLVGLIGYGACVMLLVESGLGAASWNVLAEGVAENTGLSFGWTTNLIAAVVLLAWIPLREPPGIGTVLNVMIVGAAADATAALLPDLDSLGARIVAFVVGLVGFAFFDALYLGAQFGSGPRDGLMTGLVHMTGKPVAAVRTGLDVVVALVGWSIGGTLGLGTILISLCTGSLVGAVLPWVTVRVEHNGPPTDCRQVDCDPTRATATMIDDPRGWPHRKAWGASGIFRATDDER; encoded by the coding sequence ATGGGGCCCCGTGAGCAGTTGCGGGCCGGTAACCTCGCCCGCCGGATACCCCAACTCCTGGTCGGTCTGATCGGATACGGGGCGTGCGTGATGCTGCTCGTCGAGTCCGGGCTGGGGGCTGCGAGTTGGAACGTCCTGGCCGAGGGGGTCGCAGAGAACACAGGGCTCTCCTTCGGATGGACGACGAACCTCATCGCGGCAGTGGTGCTCCTGGCCTGGATCCCATTGCGCGAGCCTCCCGGCATCGGAACGGTCCTCAACGTCATGATCGTCGGAGCCGCTGCCGACGCTACCGCCGCACTCCTGCCTGACCTCGACTCCCTCGGTGCCCGCATAGTGGCCTTCGTCGTCGGGCTGGTGGGATTCGCCTTCTTCGACGCCCTGTATCTGGGAGCACAGTTCGGGTCCGGCCCGCGCGACGGGCTGATGACCGGCCTCGTGCACATGACCGGGAAACCGGTTGCGGCCGTACGGACCGGGCTCGACGTCGTCGTCGCCCTCGTCGGTTGGTCCATCGGGGGCACGCTTGGCCTCGGCACGATCCTCATCTCCCTGTGCACCGGATCCCTCGTCGGAGCTGTGCTGCCGTGGGTCACAGTCCGGGTCGAGCACAACGGCCCTCCTACAGACTGCAGACAGGTCGATTGTGACCCGACGAGAGCGACAGCCACAATGATCGACGATCCTCGCGGATGGCCGCACCGCAAGGCGTGGGGGGCCAGCGGGATCTTCAGAGCCACTGACGACGAGAGGTAG
- a CDS encoding PLP-dependent aminotransferase family protein: protein MGDAGMMRLEANALAVLLGQWHSGTGAAHRGLSEALQRLIVDGRLALGVKLPSERTLAEALHVSRTTTSTAYRNLVASGFLQTNSRTRAVVTLPATSLETLRPHRVEDVIDFSSASPAAPGELIHEAFRAATDYMPRHFAGNGYERAGIAELRRAIADRYSRRGLPTGPDQIMVTHGAQHALALVAHELLPRNGRVVIEHPTYPNAIRVFLDRSARITPISVADGWDAERFSAASRTADLTYLTPEFQNPTGLTMTEDVRRSMRLSSPTIVDETLLDVDAGPCSFSPMTPLAAYHPQMVTIGSLSKSVWGGLRVGWVRAGTNLIDRLVRSRSLFDLGNPVLEQLAAAELIAGDRIRDDGPRLARHRALNALGTALSTQLPGVTYAVPAGGVGLWVRLAEPISTRMANTAPDHGLLLAAGPRYGVGGAFERYLRLPFTLPGDELRDGVDRLAALYSAVLAGRTGHHPPCAIA from the coding sequence ATGGGCGATGCTGGCATGATGAGGCTGGAAGCAAACGCACTGGCAGTCCTGCTCGGCCAGTGGCACAGCGGGACCGGGGCCGCGCATCGTGGCCTGTCGGAAGCTCTTCAACGACTCATCGTCGACGGCCGTCTCGCCCTCGGTGTCAAGCTTCCCAGCGAACGGACCCTGGCAGAAGCCCTGCACGTCAGCCGGACGACGACATCGACGGCCTATCGCAACCTGGTCGCGTCCGGTTTCCTACAGACCAACTCCCGCACGCGAGCCGTCGTGACACTGCCGGCAACGTCGCTGGAGACCTTGCGACCGCACCGCGTCGAAGACGTCATCGATTTCTCGTCGGCGTCCCCGGCGGCACCGGGCGAATTGATCCACGAGGCCTTCCGCGCTGCAACGGACTACATGCCGCGCCACTTCGCCGGGAACGGGTACGAACGCGCGGGGATCGCGGAACTGCGACGCGCGATCGCTGACCGCTACAGCCGACGGGGCCTGCCTACCGGCCCGGACCAGATCATGGTCACCCATGGAGCACAGCATGCGCTGGCGCTGGTCGCCCATGAACTGCTGCCCCGTAATGGGCGTGTGGTCATCGAGCATCCCACCTACCCCAATGCGATCCGAGTCTTCCTCGACCGGTCCGCGCGCATCACACCGATCAGCGTCGCCGATGGCTGGGATGCCGAGCGCTTCTCCGCGGCCAGCCGCACCGCGGACCTGACCTACCTGACGCCGGAGTTCCAGAACCCTACGGGCCTGACGATGACAGAGGATGTCCGCCGTTCAATGCGGTTGTCGTCGCCGACCATCGTCGACGAAACCCTCCTCGACGTCGATGCGGGACCATGCTCGTTCTCGCCCATGACGCCGCTGGCTGCTTACCATCCGCAGATGGTGACGATTGGGTCGCTGTCCAAAAGCGTCTGGGGAGGCCTGCGTGTCGGCTGGGTGCGAGCGGGCACGAACCTCATCGATCGGTTGGTCCGCTCCCGCAGTCTGTTCGACCTCGGCAACCCGGTCCTCGAGCAGCTGGCCGCGGCCGAGCTCATCGCAGGGGACCGAATCCGTGATGATGGACCCCGGCTCGCGCGGCACCGCGCGCTGAACGCTCTCGGCACCGCACTGTCGACGCAGCTGCCTGGCGTGACATACGCGGTCCCTGCTGGTGGCGTCGGTCTCTGGGTGCGCCTGGCCGAGCCCATCAGCACGCGAATGGCCAACACTGCCCCGGATCACGGGCTGTTGCTCGCAGCAGGGCCACGGTACGGAGTCGGGGGCGCGTTCGAGCGGTACCTGCGCCTGCCCTTCACGCTGCCCGGGGACGAACTACGCGACGGCGTCGACCGGCTCGCTGCGCTCTACTCGGCGGTCCTCGCCGGACGCACAGGCCACCACCCGCCGTGTGCGATCGCGTAA
- a CDS encoding SagB/ThcOx family dehydrogenase has protein sequence MSQNPNCDPANGDHDKHRIVLKPPQEGGPFAELLRHRRSTKSYRKTPIDLETLSQLLGTAVGGASATHRPYGSAHARYDIVLTVIAAAVDGLAPAAYRYLPAEHALVNLEEGDHRSRIADGTLDADWLTTCPAMLLLSVDLAAANDAFEAQEAGRGERFCWFEAGLIAQNVYLWAAENTLGTVFLGGLDSVETSTVAWRLVPPSHTMLGILPLGHPAEGAAFES, from the coding sequence TTGTCACAGAATCCCAACTGCGATCCGGCCAACGGCGACCATGATAAGCACAGAATTGTCCTCAAACCCCCGCAGGAGGGTGGACCTTTCGCGGAACTTCTGCGACACCGCAGGTCGACCAAATCGTACCGGAAGACTCCCATTGATCTCGAGACGCTGAGTCAGCTCTTGGGAACTGCGGTCGGCGGCGCATCCGCCACCCACCGGCCATACGGTTCGGCGCACGCCAGGTACGACATCGTGCTCACCGTGATTGCCGCCGCCGTAGACGGGCTCGCCCCGGCCGCCTACCGCTACCTACCCGCCGAACACGCCCTGGTCAATCTGGAAGAAGGAGATCACCGCTCACGCATAGCCGACGGGACGCTCGACGCGGACTGGCTGACCACGTGCCCTGCCATGCTGCTACTCTCGGTCGACCTCGCCGCCGCCAACGATGCGTTCGAAGCCCAGGAGGCAGGCCGCGGTGAACGCTTCTGCTGGTTCGAGGCGGGGCTGATTGCCCAAAACGTCTACCTATGGGCCGCTGAGAATACGCTCGGGACCGTCTTCCTCGGCGGCCTCGACTCCGTCGAGACCAGCACAGTTGCATGGCGGTTGGTGCCGCCATCGCACACGATGCTTGGCATCCTCCCTCTCGGTCACCCCGCTGAGGGAGCGGCATTCGAGTCCTGA
- a CDS encoding AAC(3) family N-acetyltransferase: protein MSASTRPNAVGHNRNSYLHHAESLIARPRLKQRRFPALVDGERVWCETLDVGDDNDTHFPVVGHDYERHAGIRPCYVGNARTVLLSVRDFVPFASRRLTELLDEKRAVASPSR from the coding sequence ATCAGCGCATCAACACGACCGAACGCCGTCGGACACAACCGCAACAGCTACCTGCACCACGCCGAGTCGCTGATCGCCCGGCCGCGGCTCAAGCAGCGCCGGTTCCCTGCGCTCGTCGACGGAGAACGGGTCTGGTGCGAGACCCTCGACGTCGGTGACGACAACGACACCCACTTCCCCGTCGTCGGCCACGATTACGAACGCCATGCTGGAATCCGCCCGTGCTACGTCGGCAATGCGAGAACTGTTCTGCTATCCGTTCGAGACTTCGTGCCCTTCGCCAGCCGCCGCCTCACCGAGCTACTTGACGAGAAGCGGGCGGTCGCTTCGCCCTCGCGCTGA
- a CDS encoding SDR family oxidoreductase encodes MCPTAFGRVDALICNQALTGSDGAIGELSAADLDRHWMVDARASIMLAQAFAAHHDDSRRASIVFLTSGQDLGPMPGEVAYAAAKAALAGVTTTIADQLADRGVRVNTVNPGPVDTGYLTEEMWQAVEPMFPFGRYGDPDDPARLIAWLTTEEASWVTGQIINTEGGFGRWRPRGVAPRRTN; translated from the coding sequence TTGTGTCCGACGGCGTTCGGTCGTGTTGATGCGCTGATCTGTAATCAGGCCCTGACAGGCTCTGATGGCGCGATCGGCGAGTTGAGCGCCGCAGACCTGGACCGACACTGGATGGTCGATGCCCGAGCGTCGATCATGTTGGCCCAGGCCTTCGCCGCACACCACGACGACAGCCGTCGTGCATCAATCGTGTTTCTGACCTCTGGGCAAGACTTGGGGCCGATGCCCGGAGAGGTGGCATACGCGGCGGCGAAAGCTGCCCTGGCTGGAGTGACCACGACCATCGCCGATCAGCTCGCCGATCGTGGAGTCCGTGTCAATACCGTCAACCCCGGTCCGGTCGACACCGGCTATCTGACCGAGGAGATGTGGCAGGCGGTCGAACCGATGTTTCCGTTCGGCCGGTACGGCGACCCCGACGATCCGGCCCGTCTCATCGCCTGGCTGACCACCGAGGAGGCGTCCTGGGTCACCGGCCAGATCATCAACACCGAAGGCGGCTTCGGGCGCTGGCGTCCACGCGGTGTCGCGCCGCGGAGAACAAACTGA
- a CDS encoding arginase family protein, whose protein sequence is MRLICSPFHLGRENVGMGQGPRQFVDHGAVTVLEELGLQVEVRWVQRPERSAKLDHGTGNAFAVQVALAAEVADAIETGQSPVVLGGNCSTILGAVGGMPASTGLVFFDAHADANTPETTTSGFLDGMPVAVATGRCWQNLAGQIPGFAPLPDGRVLLVGQRSIDPDEQRLLDESQIGVVTATQLDDEVLLAGALDRLGAEVEGVHLHVDLDVIDSSDGLANEQWAEEPGPSLSQLTAAIGQVGQRVPVRSVSLTSYNPDVDTDGRALRSGLTIFGALGALVAGRRSGTSNR, encoded by the coding sequence ATGCGATTGATCTGCTCGCCGTTCCACCTCGGCCGTGAAAATGTCGGTATGGGCCAAGGTCCTCGTCAATTTGTCGACCACGGTGCAGTGACCGTCCTTGAGGAGCTGGGGCTCCAGGTTGAGGTGCGCTGGGTCCAAAGGCCTGAGCGGTCGGCGAAGCTTGATCATGGGACCGGCAACGCGTTCGCCGTCCAAGTTGCGCTGGCTGCCGAGGTCGCGGACGCGATCGAGACAGGGCAGTCCCCGGTCGTCCTCGGTGGCAATTGCAGCACGATCCTCGGGGCGGTCGGCGGCATGCCGGCCTCGACCGGACTCGTGTTTTTCGACGCTCACGCCGACGCGAACACACCCGAGACTACGACCAGTGGCTTCCTCGACGGCATGCCGGTCGCCGTGGCGACGGGACGCTGCTGGCAGAACTTGGCCGGCCAGATCCCTGGATTCGCACCGCTGCCGGACGGGCGCGTTCTGTTGGTCGGGCAACGCTCCATCGACCCGGATGAACAGCGGCTCCTCGATGAGTCACAGATCGGCGTCGTCACTGCCACTCAGTTGGACGACGAGGTGCTCTTGGCCGGAGCCCTCGATCGATTGGGTGCCGAGGTGGAGGGCGTGCATCTGCATGTCGATCTCGACGTCATCGACTCGTCTGACGGGCTGGCTAACGAGCAGTGGGCCGAAGAGCCCGGGCCCAGCCTCTCCCAGCTCACCGCAGCCATCGGCCAGGTGGGGCAGCGGGTGCCGGTGCGCAGCGTGTCGCTGACCTCCTACAACCCCGACGTCGACACCGACGGCCGTGCCCTGCGGTCGGGGCTGACGATCTTTGGTGCTCTGGGTGCACTCGTTGCGGGCCGAAGATCAGGCACCAGCAACAGGTGA
- a CDS encoding response regulator transcription factor encodes MITIALADDDPLFTAGLAMVLDAQEGLHVLWQAVDGADAIRQHRHTEPDVLLLDIQMPGTDGLTAIRQLVNEDTRARIIILTTFESDEYVLTAIEAGAAGFLLKNTPPETLIEAIHTVYHGDSVISPGPTRRLFSTFRNRPTPSIGSGSVTEQQIPADLTSRESEVLTLIARGLSNQEICDRLWLSMPTIKTHIGNLLAKTHSRDRVQLVLYALRNGIASAQ; translated from the coding sequence GTGATCACGATCGCCCTGGCCGACGATGACCCTCTCTTCACCGCCGGGCTCGCCATGGTCCTCGACGCCCAAGAAGGCCTGCATGTCCTTTGGCAGGCGGTCGACGGAGCCGACGCGATTCGCCAACACCGCCACACAGAACCCGATGTCCTCCTGCTCGACATCCAGATGCCGGGCACCGACGGGCTCACCGCCATCCGGCAGCTCGTCAACGAGGACACCAGAGCCCGAATCATCATCCTGACCACATTCGAATCCGATGAATACGTCCTCACGGCCATCGAAGCCGGCGCGGCGGGGTTTCTGCTCAAGAACACACCGCCGGAGACACTCATCGAGGCAATCCATACCGTCTACCACGGGGATTCCGTGATCTCTCCCGGGCCAACGCGGCGTCTGTTCTCGACCTTCCGCAACCGGCCCACACCCAGTATCGGCTCGGGCTCTGTCACCGAACAACAGATACCGGCCGATCTCACCTCCAGAGAGTCAGAGGTCCTGACGCTGATCGCGCGGGGGCTGTCGAATCAGGAGATCTGCGATCGACTCTGGCTGTCGATGCCCACCATCAAGACCCACATCGGCAACCTCCTCGCCAAAACTCACTCCCGCGACCGTGTCCAACTCGTCCTCTATGCGCTGCGTAATGGTATCGCCTCCGCACAATGA
- a CDS encoding sensor histidine kinase produces the protein MTDVAVGLILCAVGLLAWPPIPLSAGQSIGYVLIVIGASLAIGFRRRVPRTALTVLAVLLLVHLLVFDVPSVVAGLACLVAAYTTQTQLVPPWRWGFLAAIYAGGLAAMLDSTALSDDWQTRAFAVASVSVAISLAATLGMLRRHRRTRYELAVERAAVLEGQLDTERRLAAFEERHRVAREMHDILGHSLNAIAAQAEGARYILTSDTARADRALHDIAVLSRTAVDDVRDVIDVLRTEDEDVSPRPDPTLRNLADLVTTLQTPKTMIKLQVDGDVDAVPSRVSLAAYRIAQESLTNAIRHGRSPITVRLAIDAGSLDMTVINPATSPAADGGRQGHGLIGMAERAHVYGSAFDAGPDAATGVWRVHVHLPWNRS, from the coding sequence ATGACAGATGTCGCCGTCGGTCTCATCCTGTGCGCGGTCGGTCTTCTCGCCTGGCCACCGATCCCGTTGTCGGCCGGGCAGTCGATTGGATACGTCCTCATCGTCATCGGTGCGTCCCTGGCCATCGGGTTCCGCCGCCGGGTGCCGCGCACCGCGCTGACGGTCCTCGCGGTGCTTCTGCTGGTCCACCTCCTGGTCTTCGACGTCCCCAGCGTCGTCGCCGGTCTCGCCTGTCTCGTAGCCGCTTACACGACGCAGACCCAGCTCGTGCCACCGTGGCGCTGGGGCTTCCTGGCAGCGATCTATGCCGGTGGGCTGGCGGCCATGTTGGACTCGACCGCACTGAGCGACGATTGGCAGACACGGGCCTTCGCGGTCGCGTCTGTCAGTGTGGCGATCTCCCTTGCCGCGACTCTCGGCATGCTGCGGCGTCACCGTCGCACGCGCTACGAGCTGGCGGTCGAACGCGCCGCGGTCCTGGAAGGACAACTGGACACCGAACGACGACTGGCCGCCTTCGAGGAACGCCACCGTGTCGCCCGAGAGATGCACGATATCCTCGGCCATTCCCTCAACGCGATCGCCGCCCAGGCCGAAGGTGCCCGGTACATCCTCACCTCCGACACGGCCCGGGCAGATCGGGCGCTTCACGACATCGCCGTCCTTAGCCGCACGGCCGTCGACGATGTCCGCGACGTCATCGACGTCCTGCGCACCGAGGACGAGGACGTCTCCCCTCGCCCGGACCCGACCCTGCGGAACCTCGCCGATCTCGTCACCACCCTCCAGACCCCGAAGACGATGATCAAGCTGCAGGTCGACGGCGACGTCGATGCCGTTCCCAGCCGCGTCAGCCTGGCCGCTTATCGCATTGCTCAAGAAAGCCTGACCAACGCCATCAGGCACGGTCGGTCCCCGATCACCGTCCGCCTGGCCATTGATGCCGGCAGCCTCGACATGACGGTGATCAACCCCGCCACGAGCCCCGCAGCCGATGGTGGACGTCAGGGGCACGGCTTGATCGGCATGGCCGAACGTGCCCACGTGTACGGAAGTGCGTTCGATGCAGGACCAGATGCCGCGACCGGCGTGTGGAGAGTCCACGTCCACCTGCCCTGGAACCGATCGTGA
- a CDS encoding ABC transporter ATP-binding protein codes for MSAAVTTHHLTKTFTNHTAVDSLDLHVPEGAIYGFLGPNGSGKSTTMKMLLGLTRPTEGEIELFGQPLTPASRTKLLPSIGSMIEAPPGYGHLTGAENLRIVQDMLGLPTAQVKRALTTVRLNAHKDKLVRNYSLGMKQRLGIAMALARDPSLLVLDEPTNGLDPAGIEEIRDLLVDLTGQGITVMVSSHLLDEIDKMASVIGILANGSLIFQGAREELFEHSIPDLIIETPEPAAALDLGITATRGPEGLRVSGLDPDQTADLVYRLAAARVPIHQVRRVQQSLEDVFMDLTGREGLL; via the coding sequence ATGAGCGCCGCAGTGACCACCCACCACCTGACCAAGACCTTCACCAACCACACAGCCGTCGACTCTCTCGACCTGCACGTGCCCGAGGGTGCGATCTACGGGTTCCTCGGCCCCAACGGGTCGGGCAAGTCCACGACCATGAAAATGCTGCTGGGCCTGACCCGGCCCACCGAGGGCGAGATCGAGCTGTTCGGCCAGCCGCTGACCCCAGCGTCCCGCACGAAGCTGTTGCCGTCGATCGGGTCGATGATCGAGGCACCACCGGGCTACGGCCACCTGACCGGGGCCGAAAACCTGCGCATCGTCCAGGACATGCTCGGCCTGCCGACCGCTCAGGTCAAACGGGCCCTGACCACGGTGAGGCTGAACGCGCACAAGGACAAGCTGGTGCGCAACTACTCCCTGGGCATGAAGCAGCGCCTGGGCATCGCCATGGCACTGGCCCGTGACCCGTCACTGCTCGTACTCGACGAGCCGACGAACGGCCTCGACCCCGCCGGCATCGAGGAAATCCGCGACCTGCTGGTCGACCTGACCGGGCAGGGCATCACCGTCATGGTCTCCAGCCACCTCCTCGACGAGATCGACAAGATGGCCAGCGTCATCGGCATCCTCGCCAACGGATCACTGATCTTCCAAGGCGCGCGCGAAGAACTCTTCGAACATTCGATCCCGGACCTGATCATCGAGACACCCGAGCCCGCAGCGGCCCTCGACCTGGGGATCACGGCGACGCGCGGGCCCGAGGGCCTGCGGGTCTCGGGTCTGGACCCGGACCAGACCGCCGACCTGGTCTACCGGCTTGCCGCGGCCCGGGTTCCGATCCATCAGGTCCGTCGCGTCCAGCAGAGCCTCGAAGATGTCTTCATGGACCTCACCGGACGCGAGGGCCTGCTGTGA
- a CDS encoding ABC transporter permease, translating to MIRAIRLEFRKMRRLRTIPVVAALVVAVALISSVWQFSSSTQTTFDDPSQVPWAAFLLTYTLMAAMTSPLLTAVIASRQTDIEHTGAGWTLAATAGYTPGHLCRAKLAALAIILLPATAVQTTLVIGAGLIAGMPAPTDLGPWVGYTIWLYLINTAFCGLHIWLAAAVENQLISVGIGMLGAFLAVFSLFLPAAVTHVIPWGYYAVITHITQNGDEAAYATPSYVWPVAFLIIAAAAFVAGTRRLNRIER from the coding sequence GTGATACGCGCAATTCGGTTGGAGTTTCGCAAGATGCGGCGTCTGCGCACGATCCCGGTCGTGGCCGCGCTCGTCGTTGCCGTCGCGCTCATCAGCAGCGTCTGGCAGTTCTCCAGCAGCACCCAGACCACGTTCGATGATCCCAGTCAGGTGCCGTGGGCGGCGTTTCTGCTGACCTACACGCTCATGGCCGCGATGACCTCACCCCTGCTGACCGCCGTCATCGCCAGCCGACAAACCGACATCGAACACACCGGAGCCGGCTGGACGCTCGCCGCGACCGCCGGCTACACCCCAGGACACCTGTGCCGGGCCAAACTCGCAGCCCTCGCGATCATTCTCTTGCCTGCTACGGCAGTGCAAACGACACTCGTGATCGGCGCAGGCCTGATCGCTGGCATGCCGGCACCGACCGACCTCGGTCCATGGGTCGGCTACACGATCTGGCTGTATCTGATCAACACGGCCTTCTGCGGACTGCATATCTGGCTCGCCGCCGCCGTCGAGAACCAGCTCATCAGTGTCGGCATCGGCATGCTCGGCGCGTTCCTCGCCGTGTTCAGCCTATTCCTGCCAGCGGCCGTGACCCACGTGATCCCCTGGGGCTACTACGCCGTGATCACCCACATCACCCAGAACGGCGACGAGGCCGCCTACGCCACCCCGTCCTACGTCTGGCCGGTGGCGTTCCTCATTATCGCTGCCGCCGCGTTCGTGGCCGGCACCCGCCGCTTGAACCGCATCGAAAGGTAA
- a CDS encoding ABC transporter permease, which produces MFRAELIKLKRSTTWLIALVLPLLAVTTGAINVANNAETLDSGWESLTSQAVLFYGLLFFSMGIAIIAATAWRAEHRGTNWNLLLTTTTGPITLVVAKIAVIAVPVAFMQVVLVAATLFSGAFILRLDGAIPWEFTLAGLLAIVAALPLIAAQSLLSMLLKSFGAPIAICLVGCVAAVPAITSAALRPLSFLVPQAINTRTLNLGSVAVVNSGSLTAADVLPILAAALGLTVIIAAVSVAALRTIKLR; this is translated from the coding sequence GTGTTCCGTGCCGAATTGATCAAACTCAAACGCTCCACGACCTGGCTGATCGCTCTCGTCCTGCCCCTGCTGGCGGTGACCACCGGGGCGATCAATGTCGCCAACAATGCCGAGACTCTCGACTCCGGGTGGGAATCACTGACCTCCCAGGCCGTGCTGTTCTATGGGCTGCTGTTCTTCTCGATGGGCATTGCAATCATTGCCGCCACCGCCTGGCGGGCCGAACACCGCGGCACCAACTGGAACCTGCTGCTGACGACCACCACCGGACCCATCACACTCGTTGTGGCCAAGATCGCTGTGATCGCCGTGCCCGTGGCGTTCATGCAGGTCGTGCTGGTCGCTGCCACGCTGTTTTCCGGTGCGTTCATTCTGCGTTTGGATGGAGCCATCCCGTGGGAGTTCACCCTCGCCGGTCTCCTGGCTATCGTCGCCGCGTTGCCGCTGATCGCGGCCCAGTCGCTGCTGTCGATGCTGCTGAAATCCTTCGGCGCACCGATTGCGATCTGTCTCGTCGGCTGCGTCGCCGCAGTACCGGCCATCACCTCAGCCGCACTGCGCCCGCTGAGCTTCCTGGTACCTCAGGCGATCAACACGCGCACGCTGAACCTCGGCTCGGTCGCCGTTGTGAACTCTGGTTCCCTCACTGCCGCCGACGTCCTACCGATCCTTGCCGCAGCACTTGGTCTCACGGTGATCATCGCTGCCGTCTCCGTCGCCGCTCTGCGCACCATCAAACTCCGGTAA
- a CDS encoding GrpB family protein codes for MSEWPTWATEQVRVRPPEEGWQRRGAQLCRELDDVLSRWLVVPTQHVGSTAVPGLAAKPIIDVQAAVVDLSCADAIAQGLSPAGWHLVPADLDARPWRRFLVQVVDDHRTAHLHLLPASSPRWAEQVAFRDALRADPALVRRYAELKRTLAIEHATDREAYTEGKADFVRMVLDNQSSPGQE; via the coding sequence ATGAGCGAGTGGCCGACGTGGGCGACCGAGCAGGTGCGTGTTCGACCGCCCGAGGAGGGATGGCAGCGACGCGGGGCGCAGCTGTGCCGGGAGCTGGATGACGTGCTCTCCCGCTGGCTGGTCGTCCCGACTCAGCACGTCGGCTCGACCGCCGTGCCCGGCCTGGCGGCCAAGCCGATCATCGACGTGCAGGCCGCCGTGGTCGATCTCAGCTGCGCCGACGCCATAGCGCAAGGCCTGTCCCCTGCTGGCTGGCACCTTGTCCCTGCCGACCTCGACGCAAGGCCGTGGCGTCGCTTCCTGGTCCAGGTGGTCGACGACCACCGCACGGCGCACCTGCACCTGCTGCCGGCCAGCAGCCCGCGCTGGGCCGAGCAGGTGGCGTTCCGCGATGCGCTGCGCGCCGACCCGGCGCTCGTGCGCCGCTACGCGGAGCTGAAACGGACGTTGGCCATCGAGCATGCCACCGACCGTGAGGCGTACACAGAGGGGAAGGCTGACTTCGTCCGCATGGTCCTCGACAATCAGTCGAGCCCTGGCCAGGAGTAA
- a CDS encoding DUF1772 domain-containing protein, translating to MSSAVTLGLSMAHALELPAKRRMETAQWWNLSRTLYRPWFGRAGHAEGIALLAVPALAVMDPDSRRQSLTSSCALLLANPVLFFSLVAETNRATLRYGDEVPLDVIALRDRWEFGHLGRFMCHLVAFLALAWQSSRES from the coding sequence GTGTCCTCCGCGGTGACGCTCGGGCTGTCGATGGCTCACGCCCTGGAGCTGCCGGCCAAGCGGCGGATGGAAACAGCACAGTGGTGGAACTTGTCGCGGACGCTGTATCGGCCCTGGTTCGGTCGGGCCGGCCACGCCGAAGGCATCGCATTGCTGGCTGTTCCGGCACTGGCGGTGATGGACCCCGATTCCCGGCGTCAATCGTTGACCAGCAGCTGCGCACTACTTCTGGCGAACCCGGTGCTGTTCTTCAGCCTGGTTGCTGAGACCAACAGGGCGACGCTGCGGTACGGCGATGAGGTGCCTCTCGATGTCATCGCTCTGCGAGACCGGTGGGAATTCGGTCATCTGGGCCGGTTTATGTGCCACCTGGTCGCCTTCCTCGCCCTCGCCTGGCAGAGCAGCCGCGAGAGCTAG
- a CDS encoding MerR family transcriptional regulator produces the protein MQFSTGEAAARAGVASSALRYWERQGLVAPARHGGQRRYGRAEMRRIALLKLAGTLGFRLTAAATVLDASPRQRRHAAEEEIQRLDHLIENARGARELLASARDCPESHQASACPSMQGALDLLLDGVDPTILRDLDQPGR, from the coding sequence ATGCAGTTTTCCACTGGTGAAGCCGCCGCCCGGGCCGGCGTCGCATCCTCGGCACTGCGGTACTGGGAAAGGCAGGGCCTGGTAGCGCCAGCGCGGCACGGTGGGCAGCGGCGCTACGGCCGAGCCGAGATGCGGCGTATCGCTCTGTTGAAGCTGGCTGGAACACTCGGCTTCCGGCTGACGGCGGCCGCGACCGTCCTCGACGCGTCACCTCGGCAACGCCGCCACGCTGCCGAGGAAGAGATTCAACGACTCGACCACCTCATCGAAAACGCCCGCGGCGCGCGAGAACTCCTGGCATCGGCACGAGACTGCCCCGAGAGCCACCAGGCCTCAGCGTGCCCGTCCATGCAAGGCGCACTCGACCTGCTCCTCGACGGGGTCGATCCCACGATCCTGCGCGACCTCGACCAACCCGGGCGGTGA